The following are encoded in a window of Aromatoleum petrolei genomic DNA:
- the arsA gene encoding arsenical pump-driving ATPase: MRFLDQPPRYLFFTGKGGVGKTSLACATAIHLAGLGRKVLLVSTDPASNVAQVFEQEIGSRVAPIKAVAGLSALEIDPQEAARAYRDRIVGPVRGILPDDVVRGIEEQLSGACTTEIAAFDEFTGLLTDTQLTSGFDHVVFDTAPTGHTIRLLQLPAAWSGFLASNTEGASCLGPLAGLQKQREQYSAAVAALADAARTRLVLVARAQASTLREVARTHAELAAIGLSRQFLVINGVLADDAEARADGLAAAVLRRERDALAAIPEPLRGLPTDHVPLMPFNLVGLPALRALLGTTGSSPLEASSAARVHAVAALPNLGSLVDGLAADGHGLVMLMGKGGVGKTTLAAAIAVELARRGFPVHLTTSDPAAHLAETLEGSLGNLAVSRIDPLVETERYRQHVLETSGKDLDTHGRAMLEEDLRSPCTEEIAVFQAFSRVIREAGKKFVVMDTAPTGHTLLLLDATGAYHKEIARHMDKSGVTHFTTPMMQLQDPKQTKVLIVTLAETTPVLEAANLQADLRRAGIEPWAWIINNSVAAARTDAAVLRRRAEQEWPQIEAVREHHARRVALVPVQAEEPIGVSRLVALVAGQSKEPARPA, translated from the coding sequence ATGCGCTTTCTCGATCAGCCGCCGCGTTACCTCTTCTTCACCGGCAAGGGCGGGGTCGGCAAGACCTCGCTCGCCTGCGCCACCGCAATCCATCTCGCCGGACTCGGGCGCAAAGTGTTGCTGGTGAGCACCGATCCGGCCTCCAACGTGGCGCAGGTGTTCGAGCAGGAGATCGGGAGCCGCGTCGCGCCGATCAAGGCTGTGGCGGGTTTGTCCGCGCTGGAAATCGACCCGCAGGAGGCGGCCCGTGCGTACCGTGACCGCATCGTGGGTCCGGTGCGCGGAATCCTTCCAGATGACGTCGTGCGCGGGATCGAGGAGCAGCTTTCAGGCGCCTGCACCACCGAGATCGCGGCCTTCGACGAGTTCACCGGACTGCTGACCGACACGCAGCTCACGAGCGGCTTCGACCACGTCGTATTCGACACGGCACCGACCGGTCATACGATCCGCTTGCTGCAGCTGCCGGCTGCGTGGTCGGGATTTCTCGCGAGCAATACCGAAGGGGCGTCCTGCCTTGGCCCGCTGGCGGGGCTGCAGAAGCAGCGCGAGCAGTATTCAGCAGCCGTTGCGGCCCTTGCAGATGCGGCGCGCACGCGTCTCGTGCTGGTCGCGCGTGCCCAGGCCTCGACGCTGCGCGAAGTGGCGCGAACGCATGCCGAGCTCGCGGCCATCGGGCTCAGCCGCCAGTTCCTCGTCATCAACGGCGTGCTGGCCGACGATGCCGAGGCGCGCGCGGACGGGCTGGCGGCGGCGGTGCTGCGCCGCGAACGGGACGCGCTTGCCGCAATCCCCGAGCCGCTGCGCGGCCTGCCGACGGACCATGTGCCGCTGATGCCCTTCAATCTCGTCGGCCTGCCGGCGCTTCGCGCCTTGCTCGGCACGACCGGTTCCTCGCCTCTGGAAGCGTCCAGCGCGGCCCGGGTGCACGCCGTGGCCGCGTTGCCGAACCTCGGAAGCCTCGTCGACGGCCTCGCCGCCGACGGTCACGGGCTGGTGATGCTGATGGGCAAGGGCGGGGTCGGAAAGACGACGCTCGCGGCCGCGATTGCGGTAGAGCTCGCGCGGCGAGGTTTTCCCGTGCATCTGACAACATCCGATCCGGCGGCGCACCTCGCGGAAACGCTGGAGGGGTCGCTCGGGAATCTTGCCGTGAGCCGCATCGATCCTTTGGTGGAGACGGAGCGTTATCGCCAGCACGTGCTGGAGACGAGCGGCAAGGATCTGGATACGCACGGACGCGCGATGCTGGAAGAGGATCTGCGCTCGCCTTGCACGGAGGAGATCGCGGTCTTCCAGGCCTTCTCGCGCGTCATCCGTGAAGCCGGGAAGAAGTTCGTCGTCATGGACACCGCGCCCACCGGGCACACCTTGCTGCTGCTCGATGCGACAGGGGCCTATCACAAGGAAATCGCGCGCCACATGGACAAGAGCGGCGTCACGCACTTCACGACGCCGATGATGCAGTTGCAGGATCCAAAGCAGACCAAGGTGTTGATCGTGACCCTCGCCGAGACGACGCCGGTGCTCGAGGCCGCGAACCTGCAGGCGGATTTACGCCGCGCGGGCATCGAGCCCTGGGCGTGGATCATCAACAACAGCGTGGCCGCCGCACGCACCGACGCAGCGGTGTTGCGCCGTCGCGCCGAGCAGGAATGGCCGCAGATCGAGGCGGTGCGAGAGCATCACGCCAGGCGGGTCGCGCTGGTACCGGTACAGGCTGAGGAGCCGATCGGCGTGTCGCGGTTGGTGGCACTGGTTGCAGGCCAGAGCAAGGAGCCGGCCCGGCCGGCCTGA
- the arsB gene encoding ACR3 family arsenite efflux transporter, protein MSVQCEVTAKRAAAAPMSVFERYLTVWVFLCIVAGIALGQMAPALFRAIGRMEVAQVNLPVGFLIWVMIIPMLMKVDFGALHEIRGHVRGIGVTLVVNWLVKPFSMALLGWFFIRHLFAPWLPAEQVDSYVAGLILLAAAPCTAMVFVWSRLTNGDPIFTLSQVALNDTIMVVAFAPIVGVLLGISAITVPWDTLFTSVVLYIVIPVALAQAARKLLLARGQAVFDAAMERIGPWSISALLVTLVLLFAFQGEAILAQPLVIALLAVPILIQVFFNSTLAYLLNRMVGEKHSVACPSALIGASNFFELAVAAAISLFGFESGAALATVVGVLIEVPVMLLVVRVVNASKGWYEAGWTVADAARGSQDVT, encoded by the coding sequence ATGTCCGTCCAATGCGAAGTCACGGCGAAGCGCGCCGCCGCGGCGCCGATGAGCGTATTCGAGCGTTATCTCACCGTGTGGGTGTTCCTGTGCATCGTCGCCGGCATCGCGCTCGGCCAGATGGCGCCGGCGCTGTTCCGCGCGATCGGCCGCATGGAAGTTGCGCAGGTGAACCTGCCGGTGGGCTTCCTCATCTGGGTGATGATCATCCCGATGCTGATGAAGGTCGATTTCGGTGCGCTGCACGAGATTCGCGGCCATGTGCGCGGCATCGGCGTGACGCTGGTCGTGAACTGGCTCGTGAAACCGTTCTCGATGGCGCTGCTGGGATGGTTCTTCATCCGCCACCTGTTTGCCCCGTGGCTGCCGGCCGAGCAGGTCGACAGCTACGTCGCGGGCCTGATCCTGCTCGCGGCGGCCCCGTGCACGGCGATGGTGTTCGTGTGGAGCCGGCTCACCAACGGCGACCCGATCTTCACGCTGTCGCAGGTCGCCCTCAACGACACGATCATGGTGGTCGCATTTGCGCCGATCGTGGGCGTGCTGTTGGGTATCTCGGCGATCACGGTGCCTTGGGACACGCTGTTCACGTCGGTCGTGCTCTACATCGTGATCCCCGTCGCGCTCGCGCAGGCTGCGCGCAAGCTGCTGCTCGCGCGCGGGCAGGCGGTGTTCGACGCTGCGATGGAACGCATCGGCCCGTGGTCGATCAGCGCGCTGCTGGTGACGCTGGTCCTGCTGTTCGCCTTCCAGGGCGAGGCGATCCTCGCGCAGCCGCTGGTGATCGCCCTGCTCGCGGTGCCCATCCTGATCCAGGTGTTCTTCAACTCGACGCTCGCCTACCTGCTCAACCGCATGGTCGGCGAGAAGCACAGTGTCGCGTGCCCGTCGGCGCTGATCGGTGCGTCGAATTTCTTCGAGCTGGCGGTCGCGGCGGCGATCAGCCTGTTCGGCTTCGAGTCGGGGGCGGCGCTGGCGACGGTGGTCGGGGTGCTCATCGAGGTGCCGGTGATGCTGCTCGTCGTGCGCGTGGTCAATGCAAGCAAGGGGTGGTACGAGGCGGGTTGGACCGTCGCGGATGCGGCGCGCGGTTCACAAGACGTGACCTGA
- a CDS encoding sigma-54-dependent transcriptional regulator — protein MARPQEAMPRLCLIEDDEIMGESLAERFRLEGFDVDWWRRGAEAAEALEKRRYAVVVSDIRLPDCNGGDLFLELGARLPMLPPFLFLTAYGTIDRAVELLKAGAADYVTKPFDPDALVARVRSLAQDYGGAGGSDMDGDALGVSPAMRRITETLPRLARNASALLITGESGVGKEHVAQFFHRHTGNPDAPFVAVNCAAIPESLLESELFGYEKGAFSGAVKAKRGYFEQAHGGTLLLDEIGDMPLHMQVKLLRVLQEHKLRRLGSEAPTEVNFRLVCATHQDLKAMVDAGTFRDDLYYRVHVIHLRIPPLRERPEDIRWFVHHFVESFNRAHPDERRRLDPRTEQALMSYSWPGNVRELKHAVERACILSPGPLLGAEAFFGEGLEAGKTDESLSPSLAEYLISCERDYLRMMLERHHWHMTHTAEALGITRKTLWEKLRRLGIEGPEGD, from the coding sequence ATGGCCAGGCCGCAAGAAGCAATGCCCCGACTCTGTCTGATTGAAGACGACGAGATCATGGGTGAATCGCTCGCCGAGCGCTTCCGCCTCGAAGGATTCGATGTGGATTGGTGGCGAAGGGGCGCTGAGGCCGCCGAGGCGCTGGAAAAGCGACGCTACGCGGTGGTCGTCAGCGACATCCGCCTGCCCGACTGCAATGGCGGCGACCTGTTCCTCGAACTCGGTGCGCGCCTGCCGATGCTGCCCCCTTTCCTCTTTCTGACCGCCTACGGCACCATCGACCGCGCAGTGGAGCTGCTCAAGGCCGGTGCGGCCGATTACGTGACCAAACCCTTCGATCCCGACGCGCTGGTCGCCAGGGTCCGCTCACTGGCACAGGACTACGGCGGGGCCGGCGGCAGCGATATGGATGGCGACGCGCTCGGCGTCTCCCCGGCCATGCGCCGCATCACCGAGACGCTGCCGCGCCTCGCACGCAATGCGAGTGCCCTGCTGATCACCGGCGAATCGGGCGTCGGCAAGGAACACGTGGCGCAGTTCTTTCATCGTCACACCGGCAACCCGGACGCTCCCTTCGTCGCCGTAAACTGCGCGGCGATTCCCGAATCCCTGCTGGAGTCCGAACTCTTCGGCTACGAAAAAGGCGCCTTCAGCGGCGCCGTCAAGGCCAAGCGCGGCTATTTCGAACAGGCGCACGGCGGCACGCTGCTCCTCGATGAAATCGGCGACATGCCGCTCCACATGCAGGTCAAACTGCTGCGGGTGCTGCAGGAGCACAAACTGCGCCGTCTCGGCAGCGAGGCCCCGACTGAGGTGAATTTCCGCCTCGTCTGCGCGACCCACCAGGACCTCAAGGCGATGGTCGATGCCGGCACTTTCCGCGACGACCTCTACTACCGCGTGCATGTGATCCACCTGCGCATCCCGCCGCTGCGTGAACGCCCCGAAGACATCCGCTGGTTCGTGCACCACTTCGTCGAGTCCTTCAACCGCGCCCACCCCGACGAGCGTCGACGCCTCGATCCACGCACCGAACAGGCGCTGATGTCCTATTCGTGGCCGGGAAACGTGCGCGAACTCAAGCATGCCGTAGAACGTGCCTGCATCCTCTCCCCCGGCCCGCTGCTCGGCGCCGAAGCCTTTTTCGGCGAAGGCCTCGAAGCGGGAAAGACGGACGAGTCCCTGTCGCCATCGCTCGCCGAATATCTCATTTCCTGCGAACGGGATTACCTGCGGATGATGCTGGAGCGGCACCACTGGCACATGACGCATACCGCCGAAGCCCTGGGCATCACGCGCAAGACGCTGTGGGAGAAGCTGCGCCGCCTTGGCATCGAGGGCCCGGAGGGTGACTGA
- a CDS encoding sensor histidine kinase: MSILSDVSLRWKIPLRVMAAVLGTAVAVTGALVAREYDEIRQNLEGHARSMGRVLAHTLVMPVLHDDIWRAYEILQSAHERDPAAPELQAEVVLVTDVDFRVFVSTRPREFPIGSSAAGRGGAYGLLRAELSRGADTEQRVLEPPDSPVYFVMSPLIADGVALGHVILGYSKTPFLPRFLGLVGRAALVTLLVLVVILPISWVWAQRTGQPLLRLAQAMRHVPLELEAARLADLPHSRDEIGQLGEAFRRMVGELRNKQELERQMLVSERLAAIGRLTAGIAHEINNPLAGMLTAINTYKRHGDGDPLAAKALSLLERGLTQIRNTVAALLVESRIEDRPFAPQDIDDLLILVDAEAHIRGATVAVDGNLASALPLPATLVRQIVLNLLLNAVAAAGNGGTVRLRAHASGDRLVLAVFNDGLHIPREELPYLFEPFTTHNESGHGLGLWIVYQIVQQLNGEISVESEPGSTTFTIEIPYGQAARSNAPTLSD, encoded by the coding sequence ATGAGCATCCTGTCCGATGTGTCGCTGCGCTGGAAGATTCCACTGCGCGTCATGGCTGCGGTGCTCGGCACTGCCGTCGCGGTCACCGGCGCGCTCGTCGCCCGCGAATACGACGAAATCCGGCAGAACCTCGAGGGCCACGCCCGCAGCATGGGGCGCGTGCTCGCGCACACGCTGGTGATGCCGGTGCTGCACGACGACATCTGGCGCGCCTACGAAATCCTGCAGTCGGCACACGAGCGCGATCCCGCCGCGCCCGAGCTGCAGGCCGAGGTGGTGCTGGTCACCGATGTCGACTTCCGCGTCTTCGTTTCGACCCGCCCGCGCGAGTTTCCGATCGGCAGCAGCGCGGCCGGCCGCGGCGGCGCATACGGCCTGCTGCGCGCCGAATTGTCGCGCGGCGCCGACACCGAGCAGCGCGTGCTCGAGCCGCCCGATTCGCCGGTCTATTTCGTGATGTCACCGCTGATCGCGGACGGCGTCGCGCTCGGCCACGTCATTCTCGGTTATTCCAAGACACCGTTCCTGCCGCGCTTTCTCGGCCTGGTCGGGCGCGCCGCCTTGGTCACCCTGCTCGTCCTCGTCGTGATCCTGCCGATTTCGTGGGTCTGGGCGCAACGCACCGGCCAGCCCTTGCTGCGCCTGGCGCAGGCGATGCGCCATGTCCCGCTTGAGCTGGAAGCGGCGCGGCTCGCCGATCTGCCGCACAGCCGCGACGAGATCGGCCAGCTCGGCGAAGCCTTCCGCCGCATGGTCGGCGAGTTGCGCAACAAGCAGGAACTCGAGCGCCAGATGCTCGTCTCCGAACGACTCGCCGCGATCGGCCGCCTGACGGCGGGCATCGCGCACGAGATCAACAACCCGCTCGCAGGCATGCTGACCGCGATCAACACCTACAAGCGCCACGGCGACGGCGATCCGCTCGCTGCCAAGGCCCTGTCGCTGCTCGAACGCGGCCTCACGCAGATCCGCAACACGGTCGCGGCGCTGCTGGTGGAAAGCCGCATCGAAGACCGTCCATTCGCCCCCCAGGACATCGACGACCTCCTGATCCTCGTCGACGCCGAAGCCCATATTCGCGGTGCGACGGTCGCCGTAGACGGCAATCTAGCTTCCGCCCTGCCCCTTCCCGCGACCCTCGTGCGGCAGATCGTGTTGAACCTGCTGCTCAACGCTGTCGCCGCCGCCGGCAATGGCGGCACGGTGCGACTGCGTGCGCATGCCAGCGGCGACCGACTCGTGCTCGCCGTGTTCAACGACGGACTGCACATTCCGCGCGAGGAACTGCCCTACCTGTTCGAACCCTTCACCACGCACAACGAATCGGGTCACGGTCTGGGTCTGTGGATCGTGTATCAGATCGTGCAGCAGCTCAACGGCGAAATCTCGGTCGAAAGCGAACCGGGATCCACCACCTTCACCATCGAGATCCCCTATGGCCAGGCCGCAAGAAGCAATGCCCCGACTCTGTCTGATTGA
- a CDS encoding PhnD/SsuA/transferrin family substrate-binding protein produces MDRDNGSLGSQSRRRFLRAATALAALPALSAGAVEDAVRIGLTPVFLDDQMNFLRDWRRWLEAKLERSVIFVQRGNYREVVDLVRTGKLDFAWVCGYPYVRHQRELRLVAVPLWRGGPYYRSYIIVPADDTRSNSLADLRGKVFAYSDPDSNSGYLYPRYILTTHKQDPANFFSRTFFTWAHRKVVEAVGVALADGGAVDGYVWETLAEVRPELTRTTRIIERSPLLGHPPFVARADISPGELDRFRAVLLGMAADPAGEELLKRLHLDGFTRGEPALFADIASMAARLERP; encoded by the coding sequence ATGGACAGGGACAATGGCAGTCTCGGATCGCAGTCGCGACGGCGCTTTCTTCGCGCCGCAACGGCCCTCGCTGCGCTCCCCGCCCTGTCGGCCGGCGCCGTCGAAGACGCAGTCAGGATCGGTCTCACGCCGGTGTTCCTCGATGATCAGATGAATTTCCTGCGCGACTGGCGACGCTGGCTGGAAGCGAAACTCGAGCGATCGGTGATCTTCGTCCAGCGCGGCAACTACCGCGAAGTCGTCGATCTGGTGCGCACCGGCAAACTCGATTTCGCCTGGGTCTGCGGCTACCCCTACGTACGTCATCAGCGCGAACTGCGGCTGGTGGCCGTGCCCCTGTGGCGGGGTGGTCCGTATTACCGCTCATACATCATCGTGCCGGCCGACGACACGCGATCGAACTCCCTCGCCGACCTGCGCGGCAAGGTCTTCGCGTATTCCGATCCCGACTCCAATTCCGGCTACCTGTATCCGCGCTACATCCTGACCACGCACAAGCAGGATCCGGCGAACTTCTTCTCGCGCACCTTCTTCACCTGGGCCCATCGCAAGGTCGTCGAGGCGGTCGGGGTCGCACTGGCCGACGGCGGCGCGGTGGACGGCTATGTGTGGGAGACGCTCGCCGAGGTGCGCCCCGAGCTGACCCGCACGACGCGCATCATCGAACGCTCGCCGCTCCTCGGCCATCCGCCCTTCGTCGCACGGGCCGACATCTCGCCCGGGGAACTCGATCGCTTCCGTGCCGTGCTGCTCGGCATGGCGGCCGATCCCGCCGGCGAGGAACTGCTCAAGCGCCTGCACCTTGACGGCTTCACGCGCGGAGAGCCTGCGCTGTTTGCCGACATTGCAAGCATGGCGGCACGCCTGGAAAGGCCATGA
- a CDS encoding 4Fe-4S dicluster domain-containing protein — protein MSEELRVSPIETREMPGKRRFAMVVDTRRCIGCMACQVACKAEYDTPLGVNRTWVPYKVVGKYPNVKKQFLPRLCNHCDDPPCVRNCPVGATYKHEDGGFVLQRYERCIGCRSCMAACPYNARFMLPSHRTYTPITNVVDKCTFCFHRVTQNLVPACVQTCIGRARVFGDLNDPTSEVSYLVAKNATQVLRPEEGTKPHVFYIGADRNQTEFGRDAYRKPEVMELERSAFKRHFDI, from the coding sequence ATGAGCGAAGAACTCAGGGTCTCGCCCATCGAGACCAGGGAAATGCCGGGCAAGCGCCGCTTCGCCATGGTGGTCGATACGCGTCGCTGCATCGGCTGCATGGCCTGCCAGGTCGCCTGCAAGGCGGAGTACGACACGCCGCTGGGCGTAAACCGCACGTGGGTGCCGTACAAGGTCGTCGGCAAGTACCCCAACGTCAAGAAGCAGTTCCTGCCGCGGCTGTGCAACCACTGCGACGACCCCCCGTGCGTGCGCAACTGTCCCGTCGGAGCCACCTACAAGCACGAGGACGGGGGCTTCGTGCTGCAGCGCTATGAGCGGTGCATCGGCTGCCGCAGCTGCATGGCGGCCTGTCCGTACAACGCGCGATTCATGCTGCCGTCGCACCGGACCTACACGCCGATCACGAATGTGGTCGACAAGTGCACCTTCTGCTTCCACCGCGTCACGCAGAACCTGGTGCCGGCCTGTGTGCAGACCTGTATCGGACGTGCGCGGGTGTTCGGCGATCTCAACGACCCGACCAGCGAGGTGTCCTACCTCGTCGCAAAGAACGCGACGCAAGTGCTGCGCCCTGAGGAGGGGACCAAGCCGCATGTGTTCTACATCGGCGCGGATCGCAACCAGACCGAGTTCGGCCGCGATGCCTATCGCAAGCCCGAAGTGATGGAGCTCGAACGCTCGGCGTTCAAGCGCCACTTCGACATTTGA
- the nrfD gene encoding NrfD/PsrC family molybdoenzyme membrane anchor subunit, with product MGDYVWFHDVSWHATYAIYFFVIGICAGLSFLSYGTWRTEALRPLREKAAWGSFALLVVGGLLLIGDLSQPLRFFNILNPAFLNFTSPLAWGALNIVAFGIASVLYLAALRQGNEVRGKLLATIAALLALGLPIYTGYDLTVHQSRPVWNTPVMPVLFVALAVASGSAVGAILAGANQAAQKLLREYMLWSTGAVGVILISILGTTNYGGAAQELTFMLMTTGTMGLIFVGIGVVAGTAAPIALLLAPFGRQQMGAVLAGVLVLAGGAALRYALLMGPQQLQTLY from the coding sequence ATGGGCGATTACGTCTGGTTCCACGATGTGTCGTGGCACGCGACCTACGCGATTTACTTCTTCGTCATCGGCATCTGCGCCGGCCTGTCCTTCCTGTCATACGGCACGTGGCGCACCGAGGCGCTGCGTCCGCTGCGCGAAAAGGCCGCCTGGGGTTCGTTTGCGCTGCTGGTGGTGGGCGGTCTGCTGCTGATCGGCGATCTGTCGCAGCCGCTGCGCTTCTTCAACATCCTCAATCCTGCCTTTCTCAACTTCACCTCGCCGCTGGCCTGGGGGGCGCTCAACATCGTCGCCTTCGGTATCGCTTCGGTGCTGTATCTGGCGGCGCTGCGGCAGGGGAACGAGGTGCGCGGCAAGCTGCTGGCCACCATCGCCGCGTTGCTGGCGCTGGGGCTGCCGATCTATACCGGCTACGACCTGACCGTGCACCAGTCGCGGCCGGTGTGGAACACACCGGTGATGCCGGTCCTGTTCGTCGCGCTGGCCGTCGCTTCCGGTTCCGCGGTCGGCGCCATCCTCGCCGGGGCGAACCAGGCCGCGCAGAAGCTGCTGCGCGAATACATGTTGTGGTCGACCGGCGCCGTGGGCGTGATCCTGATCTCGATTCTCGGCACGACCAACTACGGCGGGGCGGCGCAGGAACTGACCTTCATGCTCATGACCACCGGGACGATGGGCCTGATCTTCGTGGGCATCGGCGTCGTCGCCGGCACCGCTGCGCCGATCGCGCTGTTGCTCGCGCCCTTCGGTCGCCAGCAGATGGGGGCCGTACTGGCCGGCGTGCTCGTCCTCGCCGGCGGTGCCGCGCTGCGCTATGCGCTGCTGATGGGGCCCCAGCAATTGCAGACGCTGTACTGA
- a CDS encoding molybdopterin-dependent oxidoreductase → MEFPKITRRTFLKVSAGTTAAAATAPRLLHAMENELGGKDFDPVNAAERKAIPINCHVCNIQDGAIAYVENDRVVKLEGNPEHVSTRGRLCAKGNSGMWYSYDPDRILYPLRRVGARGEGKWKRITWDEALAEVAEKLDAALKEDPNTIMMKYGRNRTGGTLDRFMQTLGSATVVNHTSVCESSKKVGMEPTWGPDIETPDFANAKYVLNFGSNVLEAAYFHNPLSQRVTEGRIDNQMKIVTFDVRLSNTAGFSDEWIPVFPATDGAVALAIGHVILRENLQDSDFINTWTNVTVDELKAHYAQYTPEWASKISGVPVETIERIAREFATTKPATLFTYRGPAKHLYGSYNEKACMMLPIMTGNVERRGGYCLPRGMGWPQPEPQPGKPAKASYLSHPPDYPLAAHKVSHLVPFWIAEGKQKINVYFTYQDNPVYTNPGSAAVWGKLFRDEKLIPFLVSMSPFMGEETALADLILPDCPYLERWEPESMPNSLWPWLGIRQPVHKSLGESRENRVLLRDIIWKLDPDGSRGMKKFWDFKDGEDYMRHHFDNLPGLKEAGGLDFLKKHGVWPIYGKLDPRTGKVTDKTGREIQAEYGLFRKELSAADMEGAMVDAHGLITKNGKAIGIRRNGKNNVGFPTGNRLINVRVDEWAEYGFNPMPTFKRIPWHETMQDDEMILSTFKLNVHKQSRTAAVKWLAEIAHSNPAWMNPETAKKLGVKTGDLVRIESAVGYLVTKAYVTEGIHPKVVSIPTGFGHWEYGRLATLRLKDRKGEASHGADDPDLDNVWWDDKGVHPNNIIPVVADPIGGSQGWFDTVVKVTKAGPNDKYGDTRGDWDKHVAAFKETMRYAYTGDLHRKMHPEMASWGGPESVKGKAPGGH, encoded by the coding sequence ATGGAATTCCCGAAAATCACGCGCCGCACTTTCCTCAAAGTCAGCGCCGGCACCACCGCGGCAGCGGCCACCGCACCGCGCCTGCTGCACGCGATGGAGAATGAACTCGGCGGCAAGGATTTCGATCCGGTGAATGCCGCCGAGCGCAAGGCCATCCCCATCAACTGCCACGTCTGCAACATCCAGGACGGGGCCATCGCCTACGTCGAGAATGACCGGGTGGTGAAGCTCGAAGGCAATCCGGAACACGTGTCCACCCGCGGTCGACTGTGCGCCAAGGGCAACTCGGGCATGTGGTATAGCTACGACCCGGACCGCATCCTGTATCCGCTGCGGCGGGTTGGCGCACGCGGTGAAGGCAAGTGGAAGCGGATCACGTGGGACGAGGCACTCGCGGAAGTCGCGGAGAAGCTCGACGCCGCGCTGAAGGAGGATCCCAACACGATTATGATGAAGTACGGGCGCAACCGCACCGGCGGCACGCTCGATCGCTTCATGCAGACGCTGGGCTCGGCCACGGTCGTGAACCACACCTCGGTGTGTGAATCCTCGAAGAAGGTCGGCATGGAACCGACCTGGGGGCCGGACATCGAGACGCCCGATTTTGCTAACGCGAAATACGTGCTGAACTTCGGCTCGAACGTGCTGGAGGCGGCCTACTTCCACAACCCGCTGTCGCAGCGCGTGACCGAAGGGCGCATCGACAACCAGATGAAGATCGTCACCTTCGACGTGCGGCTGTCGAACACGGCGGGCTTCTCGGACGAGTGGATTCCGGTGTTTCCGGCGACCGACGGCGCGGTGGCGCTGGCGATCGGCCACGTCATCCTGCGCGAAAACCTGCAGGACAGCGATTTCATCAACACCTGGACCAACGTCACGGTCGATGAGCTGAAGGCGCACTACGCGCAGTACACGCCGGAATGGGCGTCGAAGATTTCCGGCGTGCCGGTCGAGACCATCGAGCGCATCGCGCGCGAGTTCGCGACGACGAAGCCCGCGACCCTGTTCACCTATCGCGGTCCGGCCAAGCACCTGTACGGCTCGTACAACGAGAAGGCCTGCATGATGCTGCCGATCATGACCGGCAACGTCGAGCGTCGTGGCGGCTACTGCCTGCCGCGTGGCATGGGCTGGCCGCAGCCGGAGCCGCAGCCGGGCAAGCCGGCGAAGGCGTCCTACCTGTCGCACCCGCCGGACTATCCGCTCGCGGCGCACAAGGTCAGCCACCTCGTACCGTTCTGGATCGCCGAAGGGAAGCAGAAGATCAATGTCTACTTTACCTACCAGGACAATCCCGTCTACACGAACCCGGGATCGGCGGCCGTGTGGGGCAAGCTGTTCAGGGACGAAAAGCTCATTCCCTTCCTCGTCTCGATGAGCCCCTTCATGGGCGAGGAGACGGCGCTGGCGGATCTGATCCTGCCCGACTGCCCCTATCTCGAACGCTGGGAACCCGAGTCGATGCCGAACTCGTTGTGGCCGTGGCTGGGCATCCGCCAGCCGGTGCACAAGTCGCTGGGCGAATCGCGCGAGAACCGCGTGCTGCTGCGCGACATCATCTGGAAGCTCGACCCGGACGGCTCGCGCGGCATGAAGAAGTTCTGGGACTTCAAGGACGGCGAGGACTACATGCGCCATCACTTCGACAACTTGCCGGGGCTCAAGGAAGCCGGCGGGCTGGACTTCCTCAAGAAGCATGGCGTGTGGCCGATCTACGGCAAGCTCGACCCGCGCACCGGCAAGGTCACCGACAAGACCGGACGCGAGATCCAGGCCGAGTACGGGCTGTTCCGCAAGGAGCTGTCGGCTGCGGACATGGAAGGCGCGATGGTCGATGCGCACGGGCTGATCACGAAGAACGGCAAGGCCATCGGCATCCGCCGCAATGGGAAGAACAATGTCGGCTTCCCGACCGGCAACCGCCTGATCAACGTGCGGGTCGACGAATGGGCCGAGTATGGCTTCAACCCGATGCCGACCTTCAAGCGCATCCCGTGGCACGAGACGATGCAGGACGACGAGATGATCCTGTCGACCTTCAAGCTCAACGTGCACAAGCAGTCGCGCACCGCGGCGGTGAAGTGGCTCGCGGAGATCGCCCACAGCAACCCGGCGTGGATGAACCCGGAAACGGCGAAGAAGCTGGGCGTGAAGACGGGTGATCTGGTGCGCATCGAAAGCGCGGTCGGCTACCTTGTGACCAAGGCCTACGTGACCGAGGGCATCCACCCGAAGGTGGTGTCGATCCCGACCGGCTTCGGCCACTGGGAATACGGCCGGCTGGCGACGCTGAGGCTCAAGGATCGCAAGGGTGAGGCGAGCCACGGTGCCGACGATCCCGACCTCGACAACGTCTGGTGGGACGACAAGGGCGTTCATCCCAACAACATCATCCCGGTGGTCGCGGACCCGATCGGCGGTTCGCAGGGCTGGTTCGACACCGTCGTGAAGGTGACCAAGGCGGGGCCCAACGACAAGTACGGCGATACCCGGGGCGACTGGGACAAGCACGTGGCGGCCTTCAAGGAAACCATGCGCTACGCCTACACCGGCGACCTTCACCGCAAGATGCACCCGGAGATGGCGTCGTGGGGCGGGCCGGAGAGCGTCAAGGGCAAGGCCCCGGGCGGTCATTGA